TTCACTAAACCTCTGCCATTGGTTTGTGGAGTAGCACTTACCAACACCGTGGTATCCGGATTAATTTGATAGTTGAATATTGATGCTAATGCTATTTCAACAATATTGGTAGTGTCATAGGTTTGAACACCATTAACCAAACCTTTTGCATTCACTAATCCTTTAGCATTTACCAAGCCCCTTCCACTCACCATATAGGTTTGGCCGGAAATATCTGCATTTACCAATCCTCTGCCATTAACCAACCCTTTCCCATTAACCAATGCAATTCCATCCTCTACTAAAAAGTCTTTGTGGTCTGCTTTAATGGAATCTAAAAACGCTCCTCGGTCTGCTAAAGCTATATTCGTTTGGTCGTAAACATAGTTGAACTTAATGCCTGTTATTTTGTCTCCATAAGTAAGCGTGGTATCTCTTGGGGTAATTACCAAAGGCATTTTCTCTATCGATAACAATCCATCCACAAACTCATATTCATACGTTTGAGATCTTGCTAAATCCGCTGGGTCCGAAAGATTAAACGTATTCATTGCTGGACGTATAAAATAAATACCTACAATGCTTTGATTAACTGCTGAGCTGCTATAATTTAGTGTGCTAAGTCCCAAATCTTGAAGTGTAAGACCAGAACCCGCAAGTGGTGCGCCCTCAACAGTAACTGTTGAACTAAAAGTTGGCAATTGTTCCCCATATTTTTTGTTCTTATTATCAGCGGTAACCTTCACCTTTATCTTGTAATTGTTGAAGAAATACAAGGTGTCGGAGTTCCCTCCATCGTTCCCACTTGGAGTAATCGGAGGGTTATTTACCCAAACCGGTGGATTTCCACTAAAGCTAGGCAAATCAACTGTAATTTGTGAAGCACTTACATAGTTGGATGCAATAACAGCCCCATTAAAATAAACCTGTGATTGATGCGTTAAATAAAGTCCCGAAATGGTTACTGTCATCGGAACTGAACCTGCCGTTATTAAAGGATCCGGTAAGTCTAAGCTGTTAATAACAGGAGTTGGGGTGGCAAAAGATTGCAATGCCGAGTCTGCCTGAATAAAGCCAAATCCGGTACTAAAATCAAAGCCTCCTGCATCCATGTCCTGTGCTGTACTTTGCAAAATACTTCGAACATCTGCGGGGCTTAATTGTGTATTGTTAAAAAATTTCCTCTTTCCCTGTATCAACAAGGCTGCAACCGCTGCTGCGTGTGGTGCTGCTGCTGATGTTCCAAAAAAGTTTGGAAAGGCATCCCCGTCAATATTTACGCCACCCATATTTACTGTAGTGTTCACACCATTCGGTGCTGTAAAATCAGGTTTGTTTCGTGTAACACCATAAACTGCAGTTCCTCCTATTGATGAAAAGGATGCAATGGTTGGTGGATTTACTCCGTATGCTGGTGTATTGCTATAAAGCACAGCACCTACTGTCATTGCGCCTTCTGAATTGGCTTGGCCTACAATCGTTGAGGTTCCAACCGGATATTCTTCAAATGTCCCCTCACCTCTAAATAAAATGTATTTAAACCTTACATTATCTGTTCCCCAAGCTCTTGTTACCATTATGTTCGCATGTCCACTTCCTGAAACAGTAAATGGCAATACCTCAATTGGATCCCCCCAATTGTTTTTTCGGTTAAACCCGAAAAGCTTATTACCTGCATCATCCACAAGGTAAATATCCAAGTCGTTTCTTGCTCCCGGAAGCTGCCCCAACGAATAAATCGAATCCTCCCACTGAAGCACAACCGTGTAACTTCCAGCAGTTAAGCTGATTCCTTGCTTGATATCTGAAGTACCGGAGCCGGCACCAAAATCGTGAGCAACACCAACAAAGCCTGCAGGTGCAGCGGTAGGTGCAAACACTCCTTCATAAGATTTGTTACCAAAATTTCCGGCAGAAGTAAAATACGAAACACCTTGAGCGGTAACATAATCCACTGCTTTAGAAACTAAACCTTCTTTAAAAAATGGTTCTGTTATATAAGTTACATCATCAACAATAATATCGCAATTGGCTTGTTGTAACTCCTTAATTCCTTCTGCAAAGTCTCCTGCACTGATAAATCCGGTTCGGAAGGCAAGACTTGCTTTGGGAGCCACATCGTGCACAATTTGAAGCATAGCTCTTCCCTCGTCGCTTTGTTTACCATACGGATAATCTAAAAGTACCTGAACGGGGCTTGTGCCGCCTGCTCCAGGCAAATCTCCATTGGAAACATCGATGGCGGCCTTACCTGTAATTGTATTATAACTATTTGAAATAACCCCTACTTTTATTCCTTGTCCGTTCACCCCAAATGCAGTTCTTGCTAAATTACTTCTTAGCGAAACATCACCATTTGTGTAAGCCAATCCGCTGCTGGTAACCGGAGGGTAATAAGGTCGAACGTAGTTCACCAAAGTGGGTATGCTGTCCAGTTTTTTCAAATTATTTATCGGATATTTTCCGGTAATGATAAATGGATTTATTCCATTATCTATGGTGTCGGTCATGCCGTATGCCGGTGATAATAACAATGCTACCAATGCATCATACTGACCGCTATTCGCAATTACCTCAATATACACACTGTCACTTTGAACAAGGAAGATGTTGTTTTTAATCGTTGCTGTATCTGTTACCGATGATGGGTTATAATAAAGCTGAGATAGTTCAGCCCCGATTTTATCATCTACTTTTCCATCTGTTGGAGGCGGGTAGTAAGGGGTAATACAAAATATATTGTTCACTAAAACCGCTGCTGCTGCAGAACATCCATTCGAATTGGTAACGGTAACACTGTAATTTCCGGCAGCACTTGCCGAAATAGTATCATTGCTCTCTCCAGAAGGCGACCAAAGTATTGTACTGTACTCATTTACAGGAGCAGAGGATGCCAACCACGAAGTTCCATTTAGCAATAAACCATCACCGTGTGCCGGATCATAACTTGTTGGCGGAGGATTTAATGATTGGTTCGAAACCACCTGATTTGGATTGTACAAACTGGAGTTTACTGTCACAGAATCAGCACCCTCATCAAACATATAATATCCAACTAGCCCATTTGAATAAAAATCAATGCTGCTATTCATTTTTGTAACTATTTCAGCTTGACTTAAAGAGTAATTCCAAACCCTTAACTCATCAATACTTCCTGCAACAGCAGCCATGCCATTAACATTGGTTCCAATTTGAAAGTCTTGTGAATTGGTTTGAAGAAAGCTGTATGTAAAGCCATCCAAAACACCATTTAAATATAGTTTCATTTCGAAGCCATTAAATGTTAACGCTACATGCATCCAAACTCCTGCTACGATTGGCGTGTTGCCATCTAAGTCTGTAAATCCGGCATTTAGATGTAGTTTACCATTTAAGATTGACAAGGTGGTATTTCCAAAGGATTGGTTGGCTGTACTTCCCCAGTTAAAAATACTTCCATCTTGAAGCGTATTTAATTTAACCCATGCTTCAACTGTCCTGGAATCATTAAACATCGGTAATAAAGGATTGTTTCCAGAAACATAATCATCCACTCCATCAAAACTTAACGCATTTCCAGCACCGTTTGGTATTGAAAGATTAATAGATGAGCCGGTGCATACATCTAATGAGCCACTTGCCAATATGGTTGGAGAGGGCAACAGTTCCTCAACAACAGTTAATTCTGCTGTTGCTGCGCAACCATTCGCATCTGTGGCTGTGTAAGAATAAACTCCCACAGAAAGATTGAGCGAATCAGAACCTGTTATAACATAACCCGGAACCCCTCCGCTTACACTCAAGGAAACATTTCCTGACCCTCCCTGACAAACAACAAGCACTGGGGGGGTAATAGATATTACAATTGGGTTTGGGCTCGAAATAATAACATTCGCGGTATTCACACTTTCGCATCCACTTGAGTCACTAACTGTCACATCATAGTTTCCTGGATATAACCCGGTAAAAACACCTGTATTGTTTTGCTCGTAAAAGTCGTTTCCTCCCAACACATAACTGTATCCGTTAGCATACGGAAGACCGCCTGTAACGTTTGATATGGTTATAATTCCACTGCTTGACTGAGCACAATTTGCATCTGTTCCCACAGCTGTAAAGCTAATTGTTGGTGGGGTGTTAACAAACACCGTAACCGAATCAATTTGTGAGCAGGCGCCTGTTGTTCCCGTAACATAATAGGTGGTGGTGCTACTTGGATTTACGGTAATAAAATCACTCGATTCATCGGTACTCCAATAATACGTTTCAGCTCCACTTGCAAATAAACCAACAAAGGAATTTCCCGAGCACGCGCTAACGTCTTGTCCTGCATCAACACCTAATGGAGATGGTTCCGAAATAACAACAGTATCCTGATAGCCATAGCAAGGTATACCGCTTTCGTACACTCCGGCAACATAAGTACCAGCACCAAGCGCGGTAAAAAACTCACTTGTACTATTAAGTGTATCGTTGTTGGGTGTGATAATAAAATAATTGAAATAGCTATTTTGGTTGATAAGGTTTGATGCAACAAGCGCTATGCTTATTGTTCCATCAGCTGCTCCATTACAAGTAATATCCGTTGAAGTGATGGGGGTATTTTGAAGTGGTTCTATTACCGTAATATTGATGCTACTAAAGCCCGTACAACCATTTGCATCAGTACCATATACACTAAATTCACTTGAAAACAATGGGTAGTTTGTTATGAATGATAAGGTTTCACCAGTACTCCATGAGTAGGTGGTGGCACCGCTAGCAGTTAAAGTAACCGGATTTCCGGTACAAACAACACTGCTGCTTGCTGATATTGCTACTGTTGGATTGGCGTTTCCGGTAATTAGCAAAGAGTCGCTAACTGAACAAAGGCCCGATGTTCCTGTAAAATAGTAATAGCCGTCGCTTCCTGATTCAATGGTTACTTCAAACGATGAACTTTCAGTGTTAAAACCATTGGGCCCTAGCCACAGTTGATTATCAAACATTAGCCCACCCAAAACACCAATCGAAATAGATGAACCATAACAAACCGTGGTAGAAGATGCCATCAAAGAAATCGGAGTATTTGTAAGGTGCAGTGAGGGGTTGGTATCGTTGCAATCTGTACTATCCAACACATAACCCACAGGGGCGGAACAAACGTTTGATACTAAAAAGGGAGCATTTATATTCCCGAATCCATCCGCATCAACATCCGCAAAATAAGTGGTATATAATGCACTGGGATTACACGATACGCCGCTGGTTACCGCACCATTAGCTGTCCAGTTTGAATTGGAACCCTCAAGCGCAAAATTTTTCAGTATCATGTTGTGGTGCGCAGATCCTGCATCAACTAAAATTGTATCACCGTTATTCGCCGCCCCAGCAATTCCTTGATTGAAATGATAACCAGCTACAAGTCCGACGGTTGTCGGATCAACTTCACAGATTAAATCATTCTGAATTTCTTGCGCACACAATGCGCGATTCCAAATTCTTACTTCATCAATAGCTCCATTCCAAACTTCCGAATTTCCATAAAATTGCGAACCTATATAAAAGTTAGCAACAGGATTGTCTAGCGTTGGACCCGGGCTTGGTATTGGGAAGCCGGCCGCTGAGGCAAGCACACCATCCAAATAAAAATAGGTATCCATCGTTGTTCTCACGAGGGTGTAATTGTGCCACGCCCCATCTGTTGGAAACTGAACACCCACATTGCCCCAAGCATCTCCTGCACGTATTTCACCGCTTCCTCCATATCCCAAATAAAACACGTGACTCTGAGATACCATTTCACGAAATTCCCCAGGCGCAACTACATTTGCTTTTGCCCAAACAGAAACCGTATATGGACTGTCATTTAATGGTATTAAATTGGGCTCACCAACAATATAATCGTCAAATCCATCAAAGTTTAAAGCCGACCCAACTTGTGCATCTGTTCCATTACAATCTTCATCAATTCCATTGTTGGGGATTTCGTTGGCGCCGGGATAAATAGACGCTATCAAATCATCGCAATCTCCCGACATCAATACATATCCCATAGGCTGGAAGCAGGCAATCGAGTCAGACAGAAATGACCCAAATCCATCGCCATCAATATCCTGAAAATAGGTTTGTAAAACGCATGGTGTGCAAGTATTCCCCTGCACGACTCCACCGACCGAAACCCAGTTGGATGTGTTGCCGCTTAAAGCAAAGTTATGCAGCACCCCAACATGAATATTTGCATTCGAATCACCAAGTCCGGTAACCGGCGAGTTATTAGATTCTCCGCCTCCTTCATTAAAATTATAATAGGCAACTAAGCCAGGCATTACACCCGGTAATTCGCAATCTTTATTTGTTAGAATTTCTGAAGGGGTACGCACCACATTCCAAACCCTTAATTCATCCATCGAACCATGAAAATATCGGTCGTTACCATTCCAGCTGCCTACATGAAACGGAACTCCTCCTGCAATCGAAACAGGGTTTAAAACAACATAAGTATCCGTTATGGTCCCATTCACATAAAATTTAATTTGAGCATTCGATTTAGAATAAGTTGCGGCTACATGGTACCAATTGTTGGGAACAAAAGAAAAAGTGGAATAATAATCAGTTGCTCCGTTAATCGCCAGTTGAAGTGATCCGCCGCCAAATTGAAAATGAACATAACCCGGTGCCCAACTATCGTGATCTAATATTGTGTTGTAAGTGTCCGGAAGTCCATTTATGGATTGAGGGAAAATCCAGGCCTCATAAGTAAACTCATCGGTTGCCGGAAACCCCGTCGCCACCGAAACATTATCATTAATTCCATCAAAATTAAGCGCTGATGCAAGTTGAGCATCGCCTCCTACACAATCGTCATCAATTCCATTCCCCGGATAGTCATATCCGCCCGGAAACACAGAGGCATTTCCATCATCGCAATCACCGAAAGTTAATACGTAGCCAGGAGGTATGGTACACAGGGTTGAAACCACAAGAGGGTTAAGTAAATTCCCAACATTGTCCCCATCCAAATCCGCATAATAAAGGGTACTT
The sequence above is a segment of the Bacteroidota bacterium genome. Coding sequences within it:
- a CDS encoding T9SS type A sorting domain-containing protein is translated as MKKILLSLGIAFLISLNAQAQPGAALKFDGINDYVTIPPVLNGSNDFTLEFWIKCDTAIANVAVFDFWSIPGTYMHFTTNNGLGKAAFSINNGGIAQTVEGTSPLFFSGWNHIAITLSGTTCTYYKNGVQEGINNSMTLNPASLGALTNYWIGRSNVPGEPNFKGSLDEFRFWNRAFCAAEVNAYKNCEINATPPALLANYHFNQGVSGSNNAGANTLLDATGNGNLGTLFNFALTGNLSNWTAPGGVATGTSCNYAPSTLYYADLDGDNVGNLLNPLVVSTLCTIPPGYVLTFGDCDDGNASVFPGGYDYPGNGIDDDCVGGDAQLASALNFDGINDNVSVATGFPATDEFTYEAWIFPQSINGLPDTYNTILDHDSWAPGYVHFQFGGGSLQLAINGATDYYSTFSFVPNNWYHVAATYSKSNAQIKFYVNGTITDTYVVLNPVSIAGGVPFHVGSWNGNDRYFHGSMDELRVWNVVRTPSEILTNKDCELPGVMPGLVAYYNFNEGGGESNNSPVTGLGDSNANIHVGVLHNFALSGNTSNWVSVGGVVQGNTCTPCVLQTYFQDIDGDGFGSFLSDSIACFQPMGYVLMSGDCDDLIASIYPGANEIPNNGIDEDCNGTDAQVGSALNFDGFDDYIVGEPNLIPLNDSPYTVSVWAKANVVAPGEFREMVSQSHVFYLGYGGSGEIRAGDAWGNVGVQFPTDGAWHNYTLVRTTMDTYFYLDGVLASAAGFPIPSPGPTLDNPVANFYIGSQFYGNSEVWNGAIDEVRIWNRALCAQEIQNDLICEVDPTTVGLVAGYHFNQGIAGAANNGDTILVDAGSAHHNMILKNFALEGSNSNWTANGAVTSGVSCNPSALYTTYFADVDADGFGNINAPFLVSNVCSAPVGYVLDSTDCNDTNPSLHLTNTPISLMASSTTVCYGSSISIGVLGGLMFDNQLWLGPNGFNTESSSFEVTIESGSDGYYYFTGTSGLCSVSDSLLITGNANPTVAISASSSVVCTGNPVTLTASGATTYSWSTGETLSFITNYPLFSSEFSVYGTDANGCTGFSSINITVIEPLQNTPITSTDITCNGAADGTISIALVASNLINQNSYFNYFIITPNNDTLNSTSEFFTALGAGTYVAGVYESGIPCYGYQDTVVISEPSPLGVDAGQDVSACSGNSFVGLFASGAETYYWSTDESSDFITVNPSSTTTYYVTGTTGACSQIDSVTVFVNTPPTISFTAVGTDANCAQSSSGIITISNVTGGLPYANGYSYVLGGNDFYEQNNTGVFTGLYPGNYDVTVSDSSGCESVNTANVIISSPNPIVISITPPVLVVCQGGSGNVSLSVSGGVPGYVITGSDSLNLSVGVYSYTATDANGCAATAELTVVEELLPSPTILASGSLDVCTGSSINLSIPNGAGNALSFDGVDDYVSGNNPLLPMFNDSRTVEAWVKLNTLQDGSIFNWGSTANQSFGNTTLSILNGKLHLNAGFTDLDGNTPIVAGVWMHVALTFNGFEMKLYLNGVLDGFTYSFLQTNSQDFQIGTNVNGMAAVAGSIDELRVWNYSLSQAEIVTKMNSSIDFYSNGLVGYYMFDEGADSVTVNSSLYNPNQVVSNQSLNPPPTSYDPAHGDGLLLNGTSWLASSAPVNEYSTILWSPSGESNDTISASAAGNYSVTVTNSNGCSAAAAVLVNNIFCITPYYPPPTDGKVDDKIGAELSQLYYNPSSVTDTATIKNNIFLVQSDSVYIEVIANSGQYDALVALLLSPAYGMTDTIDNGINPFIITGKYPINNLKKLDSIPTLVNYVRPYYPPVTSSGLAYTNGDVSLRSNLARTAFGVNGQGIKVGVISNSYNTITGKAAIDVSNGDLPGAGGTSPVQVLLDYPYGKQSDEGRAMLQIVHDVAPKASLAFRTGFISAGDFAEGIKELQQANCDIIVDDVTYITEPFFKEGLVSKAVDYVTAQGVSYFTSAGNFGNKSYEGVFAPTAAPAGFVGVAHDFGAGSGTSDIKQGISLTAGSYTVVLQWEDSIYSLGQLPGARNDLDIYLVDDAGNKLFGFNRKNNWGDPIEVLPFTVSGSGHANIMVTRAWGTDNVRFKYILFRGEGTFEEYPVGTSTIVGQANSEGAMTVGAVLYSNTPAYGVNPPTIASFSSIGGTAVYGVTRNKPDFTAPNGVNTTVNMGGVNIDGDAFPNFFGTSAAAPHAAAVAALLIQGKRKFFNNTQLSPADVRSILQSTAQDMDAGGFDFSTGFGFIQADSALQSFATPTPVINSLDLPDPLITAGSVPMTVTISGLYLTHQSQVYFNGAVIASNYVSASQITVDLPSFSGNPPVWVNNPPITPSGNDGGNSDTLYFFNNYKIKVKVTADNKNKKYGEQLPTFSSTVTVEGAPLAGSGLTLQDLGLSTLNYSSSAVNQSIVGIYFIRPAMNTFNLSDPADLARSQTYEYEFVDGLLSIEKMPLVITPRDTTLTYGDKITGIKFNYVYDQTNIALADRGAFLDSIKADHKDFLVEDGIALVNGKGLVNGRGLVNADISGQTYMVSGRGLVNAKGLVNAKGLVNGVQTYDTTNIVEIALASIFNYQINPDTTVLVSATPQTNGRGLVNAKGLVNGKGLVNGKGLVNAKGLVNGKGLVNSSTLADGTNDEVVVIIDEDDVNAPAGDSLVQFYSINLITGITAGLNSIVPGALPSDNFDVSYALGNLTILPAPLNVQANDLSPLCNTLPTLTSNISGFKYSDSTENVIASGPIHTILDNSNQAVVGTPVGGTFQIEPSGIQLIQLSNYTVNYLNGTFTQPLELILSAVATQPLCFGQTGSVSLSVSGGTGVMSYGAEPTSNLTAGTYNYSVTDENGCTANASAVIDAAPSLLTLSATATQPLCFGQTGSVNLSVSGGTGSMTYGSTPTSNLTAGTYNYSVTDENGCTANASAVIDAAPSLLTLSATATQPLCFGQTGSVSLSVSGGTGAMTYGSTPTSNLTAGTYNYSVTDENGCSANASAVIDAAPSLLTLTATATQPSCSGIAGSVSLSVSGGTGVLTYGSTPTSNLSAGTYNYSVIDENGCTANASAVIDAAPSLLTLTATATQPSCSGIAGSVSLSVSGGTGAMTYGSTPTSNLSAGTYNYSVIDENGCTANASAVIDAAPSLLTLSATATQPLCFGQTGSVSLTVSGGTGAMTYGSTPTSNLTAGTYNYSAIDENGCTANASAVIDAAPSLLILSATATQPLCFGQTGSVSLSVSGGTGAMTYGSTPTSNLSAGTYNYSVTDENGCTANASAVIDGAPSLLTLSATATQPLCFGQTGSVSLSVSGGTGAMTYGSTPTSNLSAGTYNYSVTDENGCTANASAVIDGAPSLLTLSATATQPLCFGQTGSVSLSVSGGSGAMTYGSTPTSNLSAGTYNYSVIDENGCTANASAVIDAAPSLLILSATATQPLCFGQTGSVSLSVSGGTGAMTYGSTATSNLSAGTYNYSVIDENGCTANASAIIDAAPSLLSLSATATQPLCFGQTGSVSLSVSGGSGAMTYGSTPTSNLSAGTYNYSVIDENGCTANASAVIDAAPSLLILSATATQPLCFGQTGSVSLSVSGGTGIMSYGAEPTSNLMAGTYNYSVTDGNGCVALTTSIINVAPSKLVLTAMANQPACYGQKGSVTLNAAGGSGSYTFGSAATTNLGAGTYSYLVTDGNGCSAEASATIQVPTAVTGLASATPTGCSGNTGTATVIPSGGTAGYSFTWAPGGQTTQTASGLGAGVYTVTIKDSKGCVATASTTVGSSGTSPMAPASILGPDGVCRNQTGVVFSVLPVVGATSYTWTLPSGATGSSIGASISVSFSSTYNTGNISVKANNNCGSSASISRSAAKLTAAPSKPLAIFGATNICQATTVVYSIAAMPKVSSYTWSLTGTGLSILSGQGTTSITVSASAGFTSGTINVKSVNCYGTSGTTSLNVYSALTTAPVFVTNSGNDNKAIGVCGGGTYDYEIDGKTAALSYTWSAPAGCVINDRMGHSGNPLTVVGKEPIGGEYEVDITFPSGFVSGFVTVYANNTCGVSPTASFAVQSKPNAPGPITGDIFNLCGKTGKTYSVAAVAGASYTWTVPSGVSIVSNTGNAIKVNFGSSFKGTGNITVKTSNSCGSSVASSLAISAAPTQPIAISGPSSVCKSQSGVSYSIAAVSGASSYFWSVTNGAVITTVTTGTTIKLKFTGVTASTVTLTAKAKNSCASSVAVTYTISVGLNCREAILPSSPEPTKLIEFASYPNPVNDKLTLAFTAETSEIYTLRLFDVVGKLQVSEILTSIEGNNVRELDLSAIPAGIYFLIVESYGMETKKIKILKE